In a genomic window of Salegentibacter salegens:
- a CDS encoding zinc-binding alcohol dehydrogenase family protein: protein MKAVGIKKSLPIDHSDSFVEFNTEDPTPGDSDLLVRIKAVSVNPVDFKVRQNAAKDKELDKPKILGWDASGIVERVGNKVTKFKQGDEVFYAGEIDRPGCNAELQLVNENIAGHKPQNISFEEAAALPLTALTAWECIFERLKIEENSGENQDILIIGGAGGVGSIGIQLLKKLTKFNVIATASRNETEEWCRNMGADVIVNHKNLEEEMKSKGYENVDYILNFSDTDLHWDAMAELIKPQGNICSIVETKDPVDLNKLKNKSVAFHWELMFTRAKFQTPDMHKQHEILERISKLLEEQIIETTLNKTYSGLKAETFKEVHNLQESGKSIGKNVISF, encoded by the coding sequence ATGAAAGCCGTTGGAATAAAAAAATCGCTTCCTATAGATCATTCAGATAGTTTTGTTGAATTTAATACTGAAGACCCTACACCGGGAGATTCAGATCTATTGGTTCGCATTAAAGCCGTTTCGGTAAATCCTGTAGACTTTAAAGTAAGGCAAAATGCTGCAAAGGATAAGGAGCTGGATAAACCTAAAATTTTGGGCTGGGATGCCTCCGGAATTGTTGAGCGCGTAGGGAATAAAGTAACAAAATTTAAACAGGGAGATGAAGTTTTTTACGCCGGGGAAATTGACCGTCCCGGATGTAACGCCGAATTGCAGTTAGTAAACGAAAATATTGCCGGCCATAAACCACAAAATATTTCTTTTGAAGAAGCCGCTGCTCTACCGCTAACTGCACTCACTGCCTGGGAATGTATTTTTGAACGTTTAAAAATCGAAGAAAATTCTGGAGAAAATCAGGATATTCTTATAATTGGAGGTGCTGGAGGAGTTGGTTCTATTGGAATTCAACTTTTAAAGAAACTTACCAAATTTAACGTGATTGCCACCGCTTCCAGGAATGAAACCGAAGAATGGTGCAGAAATATGGGTGCCGATGTTATTGTAAATCATAAGAATTTAGAGGAAGAAATGAAATCTAAAGGTTATGAGAATGTAGATTATATTCTAAATTTTTCTGATACCGATCTGCACTGGGATGCCATGGCCGAACTTATAAAACCCCAGGGAAACATTTGCTCTATTGTTGAAACCAAAGATCCTGTAGACCTAAATAAGCTCAAAAATAAAAGTGTGGCTTTTCACTGGGAATTGATGTTCACACGGGCAAAATTTCAAACTCCAGATATGCACAAACAACACGAAATACTGGAAAGAATTTCAAAACTTTTGGAGGAACAAATTATTGAAACTACGCTTAATAAAACTTATAGCGGACTTAAGGCTGAAACATTTAAAGAAGTTCATAACCTTCAGGAATCGGGAAAATCTATTGGGAAGAATGTGATTTCATTTTAA
- the upp gene encoding uracil phosphoribosyltransferase, translating into MQINHLLEENSIAGKFVAQLRDTEIQKDRMRFRRNIERLGEILGYELSKTLKFEGKNINTPLGNTQIQIPESEIALCSILRAGLPLHNGLLNYFDDAENSFISAYRHHPNNDEKFEIVVEYLASPSLEGKTLILADPMLATGRSFVNVLQALKHMGKPKEIHLVAVIGAEEGIAHVAEEFPENTKLWIATIDKELNDSGYIVPGLGDAGDLCYGGKLQH; encoded by the coding sequence ATGCAGATAAATCATCTCTTAGAAGAAAATTCTATAGCCGGAAAATTTGTAGCACAACTCCGAGATACTGAAATTCAAAAAGATAGAATGCGTTTCCGCAGAAATATTGAGCGCTTAGGTGAGATTTTAGGTTATGAACTTAGTAAAACATTAAAATTTGAAGGGAAGAATATTAACACACCACTTGGTAATACTCAAATTCAAATACCTGAAAGCGAGATTGCCCTTTGTTCTATTCTACGGGCCGGCCTTCCTTTACACAACGGATTATTAAATTATTTTGACGATGCTGAGAATTCTTTTATTTCGGCATATCGCCATCATCCAAACAACGATGAAAAGTTTGAAATTGTAGTAGAATATCTTGCCTCTCCTTCCCTCGAAGGAAAAACCCTGATTCTTGCCGATCCTATGCTGGCTACCGGCCGTTCTTTTGTAAATGTATTACAAGCACTGAAACATATGGGAAAACCCAAAGAAATTCATTTAGTAGCCGTAATTGGTGCCGAAGAAGGCATTGCTCACGTTGCCGAAGAATTTCCGGAAAATACTAAGCTCTGGATTGCCACTATTGATAAAGAATTAAACGACAGCGGATATATTGTACCGGGCCTTGGCGACGCCGGAGACCTTTGTTATGGCGGAAAACTTCAGCACTAA
- a CDS encoding universal stress protein, with translation MKRILIAIDYHPVSEKVAEAGYKLAKQLDARVCLLHVMANVSYYGIDYPTFMGYSGYDEMAVNLDIAQEMRSVVEDFLETAAKHLNDESAETHLAEGDAATAILEYSKTWNADLVVMGTHSHSVFEKLLMGTVASNVLEKTEVPVFMVPIKKD, from the coding sequence ATGAAGCGTATATTAATTGCCATAGATTATCATCCAGTCTCAGAAAAAGTCGCTGAAGCCGGTTACAAACTTGCCAAACAATTAGATGCCAGGGTTTGTTTACTTCACGTAATGGCCAATGTTAGTTACTACGGAATTGATTATCCGACGTTCATGGGGTATTCCGGTTATGATGAAATGGCTGTAAACCTTGATATTGCCCAGGAAATGCGCAGTGTAGTAGAAGATTTTCTCGAAACTGCAGCAAAACACCTTAATGATGAAAGCGCAGAAACACATTTAGCCGAAGGCGATGCGGCCACGGCTATTCTTGAATATTCCAAAACCTGGAATGCCGATTTGGTAGTGATGGGTACTCATAGCCATTCTGTCTTCGAAAAACTTTTAATGGGAACCGTAGCTTCAAATGTTTTAGAAAAAACTGAAGTACCGGTGTTTATGGTGCCGATAAAGAAGGATTAG
- a CDS encoding thioredoxin family protein — MNFQEYSIYFKNLLLKSVTVHQPPFDNPDYLNYTKLNWSRMNRWFKTGKLSNDIVEIVKKIDQPQQWIIITEPWCGDAAHNIPFIEMIASENSQITVSYELRDAAPYRIEQYLTNGTQSIPKLIIKDQKGRDLATWGPRPENCQKMYAELLKEKASFEIIKTEIQNWYNLDKGKELQKELEHVLSSTRDYKFKFD, encoded by the coding sequence ATGAATTTTCAAGAATATAGCATCTACTTTAAAAATCTTCTCCTTAAATCGGTGACGGTACATCAACCCCCTTTTGATAATCCGGATTACCTGAATTATACAAAGTTAAACTGGTCACGTATGAACCGGTGGTTCAAAACAGGAAAATTGTCAAATGATATTGTGGAAATTGTCAAAAAAATAGATCAGCCACAACAATGGATCATTATTACAGAACCCTGGTGTGGCGATGCAGCCCACAACATTCCCTTTATAGAAATGATAGCAAGTGAGAATTCACAGATAACCGTATCTTATGAGTTAAGGGATGCAGCACCATATAGGATTGAGCAGTATCTTACCAATGGCACTCAATCAATTCCTAAATTAATTATTAAGGATCAAAAAGGCAGGGATTTAGCAACCTGGGGACCACGTCCTGAAAATTGTCAAAAGATGTATGCTGAACTACTCAAAGAAAAGGCTTCTTTTGAGATAATAAAAACTGAGATACAAAATTGGTATAATTTAGATAAAGGAAAAGAGCTTCAAAAGGAATTAGAACACGTATTATCCAGTACCCGTGATTATAAATTTAAGTTTGATTAA
- a CDS encoding glycosyltransferase family 2 protein, whose product MEFQFTIIVPVYNEIESLPRLFEYLRAYLKSASLKSCVLLVDDGSGDGSASAIEKFCREHESFNCLLFDRNYGKGAALKAAFDYTKTPLLGYLDADLQTHPEDFELLLPFIKEFGLVTGWRRNRKDTLVKRISSKTGNAVRIFFTHDNIHDTGCPLKIMHTEYARKIPMFKGLQRFLPAMILLQQKEIKEVVINHYPRIEGESKYNFKNRFLGPLVDCFAYVWIKKSYIDYSIKAKHG is encoded by the coding sequence ATGGAGTTTCAATTCACCATTATAGTTCCGGTTTATAACGAAATAGAAAGCCTACCCAGGCTTTTTGAATATTTGCGGGCTTATCTTAAATCGGCTTCGCTAAAATCCTGTGTTTTATTGGTAGACGATGGCTCTGGTGACGGTAGCGCTTCGGCTATAGAGAAATTCTGCCGTGAACACGAAAGTTTTAATTGTTTGTTATTTGATAGAAACTACGGAAAAGGAGCAGCCTTAAAAGCCGCTTTTGATTATACTAAAACGCCCTTACTGGGTTATCTTGACGCCGATTTACAAACTCATCCTGAAGATTTTGAATTACTTCTTCCATTTATTAAAGAGTTTGGTTTGGTTACCGGTTGGAGAAGAAATAGAAAGGATACGCTTGTAAAACGTATTTCTTCCAAAACCGGAAACGCGGTAAGAATATTTTTCACCCACGATAATATTCATGATACTGGCTGCCCACTTAAAATAATGCATACCGAATATGCTAGGAAAATACCAATGTTTAAAGGTTTACAGCGATTTTTACCGGCAATGATATTATTGCAGCAAAAGGAAATAAAAGAAGTGGTGATAAATCATTATCCAAGAATTGAAGGCGAATCAAAATACAATTTCAAAAATAGGTTCCTGGGGCCGTTAGTTGACTGTTTTGCTTACGTTTGGATTAAAAAATCGTATATAGATTACAGCATAAAAGCGAAACATGGATAA
- a CDS encoding lipid-A-disaccharide synthase N-terminal domain-containing protein — MDNSLLIYVIGFTAQILFSSRMIMQWILSEKQKKVLTPILFWELSLLASFLLFIYGYARDDFAIMLGQSLTYFIYIRNLQWQGQWKKLPYIFRFLILIFPAIVVVYSFFNNEYNLQKLFLNEAIPLWLLSLGIVAQVVFTLRFLYQWLYSEKQKKSSLPLGFWWLSLVGSSLILVYAIFRKDPVLLIGHLFGAIMYIRNIIIHHNEIRE; from the coding sequence ATGGATAATTCGCTGCTAATTTATGTGATAGGATTTACCGCCCAAATCCTTTTTTCTTCCAGGATGATAATGCAATGGATTCTTTCTGAAAAGCAAAAGAAAGTCCTTACGCCAATACTTTTTTGGGAATTGAGTTTATTGGCTTCCTTTTTACTATTTATCTACGGCTATGCAAGAGACGATTTCGCCATTATGCTGGGCCAGAGTTTAACTTACTTTATATACATAAGAAATTTACAATGGCAGGGCCAGTGGAAGAAACTCCCATATATCTTTCGATTTTTAATATTGATTTTTCCTGCCATAGTAGTGGTTTATAGCTTTTTTAATAATGAATATAATCTTCAAAAATTATTTCTGAATGAAGCAATCCCGCTCTGGTTACTATCATTAGGTATTGTTGCCCAGGTAGTTTTTACCTTACGGTTTTTATACCAGTGGTTATATTCTGAAAAACAGAAGAAATCCTCCTTACCACTTGGTTTTTGGTGGTTAAGTCTTGTGGGTTCTTCTTTGATACTGGTTTACGCGATCTTCCGAAAAGATCCGGTTTTGCTCATTGGGCATTTATTTGGTGCTATAATGTATATTAGAAATATTATAATTCATCATAATGAAATTAGAGAATAA
- a CDS encoding ArnT family glycosyltransferase, with protein MKLENKYLLLLILVAIAVFFINLDAIYINIMEARNFITAREMLNDNNWIFTTMNAEPRYEKPPLPTWLTAISMSIFGTEGLFGLRLPSAIMGLILVVFIYKFLLKITKNIELSFVAGLIATTSFYIVFSSRDGQWDIYTHSFMMLAIFWLYKLYSSTKNWYLYAAISGLFIGCSILSKGPVSLYALFLPFLIAYGVIYKFDGTKERWKALVVLTVVGLTFGGWWNLYVYLFDTRAVTEITSQETGRWLNYNVRPFYYYWSFFIQSGLWTIPSFVALLYPYLKDRVSNKKAYNFTLLWTLASVFLLSVIPEKKSRYLLPVLIPMAMNTAFYIEFLFNHFRSLKTKEAAVAYFHFGIFAFVGCIFPIAAYFYFQSFLQDILIWYVLSSIFLFIIGVLMFRFLILKKIKPLFYLSIFFLISIVWFGLPMANKINVNKDYNSIVNIEKHLKKYNAPVYEIKDFAPEMIWEYGKPIPVLNKRGEIEIPSEEQFLILSDGEYNRDSLQTIFKNYNTRKIDSVDMNPVSSKHKQRLYRDLFLVEKTKNR; from the coding sequence ATGAAATTAGAGAATAAATATCTTCTGCTGCTCATTCTTGTAGCAATAGCCGTATTTTTTATAAACCTGGATGCGATTTACATCAACATTATGGAGGCGCGTAATTTTATTACCGCCAGGGAGATGCTAAACGATAATAACTGGATTTTCACAACGATGAACGCCGAACCTCGTTATGAAAAACCACCGTTGCCAACCTGGCTTACGGCAATTTCAATGTCAATTTTTGGAACGGAAGGGCTTTTTGGCTTACGACTTCCTTCAGCGATTATGGGATTAATTTTGGTGGTTTTTATATATAAATTTCTGCTTAAAATCACAAAAAATATAGAATTATCGTTTGTAGCAGGATTAATAGCCACGACATCGTTTTATATAGTTTTTTCCAGTAGGGACGGGCAGTGGGATATATATACCCATAGTTTTATGATGCTGGCTATCTTTTGGCTTTACAAACTCTATAGTTCAACTAAAAACTGGTATTTATACGCTGCAATTAGCGGATTGTTCATTGGGTGTTCTATTTTGAGTAAAGGCCCGGTTTCGCTATATGCGCTATTTCTTCCTTTTCTAATTGCCTACGGAGTTATTTATAAATTTGATGGCACCAAAGAGCGATGGAAAGCTTTGGTTGTTTTAACAGTTGTAGGTTTAACTTTTGGCGGATGGTGGAATCTCTATGTTTATTTATTTGATACTCGCGCAGTAACCGAAATTACCAGCCAGGAGACCGGGAGATGGTTAAATTACAATGTGAGGCCATTTTATTACTATTGGAGCTTTTTTATTCAAAGTGGTTTATGGACCATTCCATCGTTCGTGGCACTGCTTTATCCCTATTTAAAAGATCGTGTTAGCAATAAAAAAGCCTATAATTTCACACTTTTATGGACGCTTGCTTCAGTTTTTTTACTTTCTGTAATTCCAGAGAAAAAATCGCGTTATCTGTTGCCGGTTCTTATTCCTATGGCAATGAACACCGCCTTTTATATTGAGTTTCTTTTTAATCATTTTCGAAGCTTAAAAACCAAAGAAGCTGCGGTAGCTTATTTTCATTTTGGAATTTTCGCTTTTGTAGGGTGTATATTTCCTATCGCCGCATATTTCTATTTTCAATCTTTCCTGCAGGATATTCTTATTTGGTATGTTCTAAGCTCCATTTTCCTATTTATCATCGGGGTTTTAATGTTCAGATTTTTAATTCTGAAAAAAATAAAACCACTTTTTTATTTAAGTATTTTCTTTCTGATAAGTATTGTATGGTTCGGCTTACCAATGGCCAATAAAATAAACGTTAACAAAGATTATAACAGCATTGTTAATATTGAAAAGCATTTAAAAAAATACAATGCGCCGGTCTATGAGATTAAAGATTTTGCTCCCGAGATGATCTGGGAGTACGGGAAACCAATTCCAGTTTTAAATAAAAGAGGTGAAATTGAAATTCCTTCAGAAGAGCAATTTTTAATTTTATCTGATGGAGAATATAATCGTGATAGCTTACAGACGATTTTTAAGAACTACAACACAAGGAAAATTGATAGTGTAGATATGAATCCTGTGAGCTCCAAGCACAAACAAAGATTATATAGGGATTTATTCCTCGTAGAAAAAACAAAAAACAGGTAA
- a CDS encoding type I phosphomannose isomerase catalytic subunit: protein MLDYPIKFYPILKEKIWGGEKLKTILNKETNREDLGESWEISGVEGAISVVSNGELKGFSLKDLLEEYKDEILGKKIYKEFDADFPLLIKFIDANTELSVQLHPNDDLAQQRHNSFGKTEMWYIMQADKGAKINIGFKESVSKEDYITRLEEGKIVELLNFEEVKKGDSFFINTGKVHAIGAGVLLAEIQQTSDVTYRIYDWDRTDDEGNSRELHTALAIDAIDFEKKDDFKLNYEKAKNTSSEVASCQYFTTNYLPVEGEIKKDYGNLDSFVIYMCVSGKGEVSVNGNSEKIAQGETLLIPAVNKDVKLSGENFELLEVYIK, encoded by the coding sequence ATGCTCGACTATCCAATAAAATTTTATCCCATTTTAAAAGAAAAAATATGGGGTGGTGAAAAACTGAAAACAATTCTAAACAAAGAAACCAACCGGGAAGACCTGGGCGAAAGCTGGGAAATTTCGGGTGTAGAAGGAGCTATTTCTGTAGTTTCCAATGGAGAACTTAAAGGTTTCTCTCTAAAAGATCTTTTAGAAGAATATAAAGATGAAATTTTAGGTAAGAAAATTTACAAAGAATTTGATGCCGATTTTCCTTTGCTTATAAAATTTATAGACGCGAATACTGAACTTTCTGTACAATTACATCCTAACGACGATCTTGCACAGCAGCGCCATAATTCTTTCGGAAAAACTGAAATGTGGTATATAATGCAAGCCGATAAGGGTGCAAAAATCAATATCGGGTTTAAAGAAAGTGTTTCTAAAGAAGATTATATAACTCGTTTAGAAGAAGGAAAAATTGTAGAATTACTCAATTTTGAAGAAGTAAAAAAAGGAGATAGTTTCTTTATCAATACTGGAAAAGTACACGCAATAGGAGCAGGGGTGCTTTTAGCAGAAATCCAGCAAACCTCAGACGTTACTTACCGAATTTATGATTGGGATCGAACCGACGATGAGGGAAATTCTCGTGAACTGCATACTGCCCTGGCTATAGATGCGATAGATTTTGAAAAGAAGGACGATTTTAAACTTAATTACGAAAAAGCGAAAAATACTTCTTCTGAAGTTGCCAGTTGCCAGTATTTCACTACAAATTATCTACCGGTAGAAGGAGAAATTAAAAAAGATTACGGCAATTTAGATTCGTTTGTGATTTATATGTGTGTTAGTGGAAAAGGAGAAGTTTCCGTAAACGGAAATTCTGAGAAAATCGCTCAGGGTGAAACCTTACTTATTCCTGCAGTAAATAAAGATGTTAAACTTTCAGGTGAAAACTTTGAATTACTGGAAGTTTATATAAAATAA
- the mgrA gene encoding L-glyceraldehyde 3-phosphate reductase produces the protein MNRYTAKENRYENMQYRRCGRSGIKLPLLSLGLWHNFGDNDDFENARNILRTAFDNGITHFDLANNYGPPYGSAEKNFGKIFAEDFKQYRDELIISTKAGWDMWPGPYGNFGSRKYLIASLDQSLQRMGLDYVDIFYHHRPDPKTPLEETMAALDQVVRQGKALYVGISQYSAKDTTRAAEILREQKTPFLIHQPRYNMMDRWVENGLLNTLEHEGIGSIVFSPLEQGILTDKYLNGIPKDSRAATQGSYLDESQITPEVVKKVQQLNEIAQSRNQSLAQMAVAWLLKDKRVTSVLLGVSKVSQLEDNIKTLENLDFSKTELDKIEKILQNK, from the coding sequence ATGAATAGATATACAGCTAAAGAGAATCGATACGAAAATATGCAATACCGTCGCTGCGGAAGAAGTGGTATCAAACTTCCATTACTTTCCCTGGGTTTATGGCATAATTTCGGGGATAATGATGATTTTGAAAATGCTAGAAATATTTTAAGAACTGCTTTTGACAACGGCATTACACATTTTGATCTTGCCAACAATTATGGCCCACCTTATGGTTCTGCTGAAAAGAATTTCGGGAAAATTTTTGCTGAAGATTTTAAGCAATATCGCGATGAATTAATTATTTCTACCAAAGCTGGTTGGGATATGTGGCCGGGGCCTTATGGAAATTTTGGTTCCAGGAAATACCTTATTGCCAGTTTAGATCAATCTTTGCAAAGAATGGGGCTGGATTATGTAGATATCTTCTATCACCACCGTCCCGACCCTAAAACACCTTTAGAAGAAACTATGGCCGCTTTAGACCAGGTTGTAAGACAGGGAAAAGCTCTTTACGTAGGTATTTCCCAATATTCAGCGAAAGACACTACAAGAGCAGCTGAGATTCTTAGGGAACAGAAAACGCCTTTCTTAATTCATCAACCCCGATATAATATGATGGATCGCTGGGTTGAAAATGGTTTATTAAATACTTTGGAGCACGAAGGCATTGGCAGTATCGTTTTCTCACCACTGGAACAGGGAATCCTAACCGATAAATATTTAAACGGAATTCCCAAAGACAGCCGCGCAGCAACACAGGGAAGCTATTTAGATGAATCGCAGATTACGCCCGAAGTGGTGAAAAAAGTGCAGCAACTAAACGAAATAGCACAATCCAGAAACCAAAGCTTAGCACAAATGGCCGTGGCCTGGTTGCTAAAAGATAAACGTGTAACTTCAGTATTACTTGGGGTTAGCAAAGTTTCCCAATTAGAAGACAATATTAAAACCTTAGAGAACCTTGATTTCAGTAAAACTGAATTGGATAAAATAGAAAAAATCCTGCAAAATAAATAG
- a CDS encoding Gfo/Idh/MocA family protein has protein sequence MKNSRRKFLQQTTLATAGLSLSGSLLANPLSRFKSFGANDKVNFGVIGCKGMGWSNMQAHLKLPNVACIALADIDQRILDERTKNVKDITGKAPKQYKDYRDMLENKDIDAVIIGTPDHWHCLNLVHALQAGKHVYVEKPLANSIEECNTMLTAAKKYNKIVQVGQWQRSGTHYDDAINYVKSGKLGNIRLVKCWAYIGWKDRLPHTPNSTPPPGVDYKMWLGPAPERPFNENRFHFTFRWFWDYAGGLMTDWGVHEIDIALYAMNAKAPKSVLASGGKLAYPDDAAETPDTLQTVYEFENFNLLWEHAVGIDGGNYGRNEGIAFIGNNGTLVVNRDGWEIIPEGDNVEGEFVPEVDRIALQKPAGNALEKHAANFVNAINSNDASKLNCGIETGSIAAINAHMGNIAYKTGKKLYWDSEKESFDDEEANKLLKANYHNGWELPKI, from the coding sequence ATGAAGAATTCTAGAAGAAAATTTTTACAGCAAACTACCCTGGCTACCGCAGGTTTAAGTTTATCAGGATCTTTATTAGCCAATCCGCTTTCTAGATTTAAAAGCTTTGGAGCTAATGACAAAGTTAATTTTGGAGTAATTGGCTGTAAAGGAATGGGATGGTCTAATATGCAGGCTCATCTAAAGTTACCAAATGTTGCATGTATTGCCCTGGCTGATATTGACCAGCGAATTTTAGATGAGAGAACTAAAAATGTAAAAGATATAACCGGTAAAGCCCCAAAACAATACAAAGATTACCGGGATATGTTAGAAAATAAAGATATTGATGCGGTAATAATTGGAACCCCAGACCATTGGCATTGTTTAAATTTGGTACATGCTTTACAAGCCGGGAAACACGTTTATGTTGAAAAACCGCTTGCAAATAGTATTGAAGAATGCAATACCATGTTAACCGCTGCTAAAAAGTATAATAAAATTGTACAGGTAGGCCAATGGCAACGTAGCGGAACGCATTATGACGATGCTATTAACTATGTAAAATCAGGTAAACTCGGGAATATTCGTTTGGTGAAATGCTGGGCTTATATTGGCTGGAAAGATAGGCTTCCACATACACCTAACAGTACTCCCCCACCGGGTGTAGATTATAAAATGTGGTTGGGCCCTGCCCCAGAAAGACCCTTCAACGAAAATAGGTTTCATTTTACTTTTCGTTGGTTTTGGGATTATGCCGGCGGACTTATGACTGATTGGGGTGTGCACGAAATTGATATCGCTTTATATGCAATGAATGCCAAAGCACCAAAATCGGTTTTGGCCTCTGGAGGTAAGTTGGCCTATCCTGATGATGCTGCTGAAACTCCCGATACCCTGCAAACTGTATATGAATTTGAAAATTTTAATTTGCTATGGGAACATGCGGTTGGTATTGACGGCGGAAATTACGGTAGAAACGAAGGCATTGCTTTTATAGGAAACAACGGTACCTTAGTAGTTAATCGCGATGGCTGGGAAATAATTCCTGAAGGCGATAATGTAGAGGGAGAATTTGTTCCAGAAGTTGATAGAATAGCATTACAAAAACCGGCTGGAAATGCCCTTGAAAAGCATGCAGCTAATTTTGTGAACGCCATTAATAGCAATGATGCTTCAAAACTTAATTGCGGTATTGAAACAGGTAGCATCGCGGCTATCAATGCGCATATGGGAAATATTGCTTATAAAACAGGAAAAAAATTGTACTGGGATTCAGAAAAAGAGAGTTTTGATGACGAGGAAGCCAATAAATTATTAAAAGCAAATTATCATAATGGTTGGGAACTTCCTAAAATTTAA
- a CDS encoding 3-keto-disaccharide hydrolase, with amino-acid sequence MKISLKLSLLAGTFVIASLPAFAQEKNTDLPPEATEFYEPVPPKIKAGESTTTAPSDAKILFNGSDLSAFVNDKDGSNPTWNIKGDVLTVNPGTGGIKTKENFGDMQLHLEWRSPSEVKGDGQGRGNSGVIIMEKYEVQILDSYENETYTNGQAASIYKQSPPLVNVTKAPGEWNTYDIIFTAPRFNESGMLLSPAKLTVLHNGVLVQNNYELRGPTEYIGIPNYTAHEEKLPIHIQDHGNPVSFRNIWVRELN; translated from the coding sequence ATGAAAATTTCTTTAAAATTAAGTTTATTGGCAGGTACTTTTGTAATTGCCTCATTACCTGCTTTTGCCCAGGAAAAAAACACCGATTTACCACCTGAAGCCACCGAATTTTATGAACCGGTTCCACCAAAAATCAAAGCAGGTGAATCTACCACTACAGCTCCTTCTGATGCGAAAATATTGTTCAATGGCTCAGATCTTTCGGCTTTTGTGAATGATAAGGACGGTTCTAATCCAACCTGGAATATAAAAGGAGATGTGCTAACGGTAAATCCCGGTACCGGCGGTATAAAAACCAAAGAGAATTTTGGCGATATGCAATTACATCTTGAGTGGCGCTCCCCTTCAGAAGTTAAAGGTGACGGACAGGGACGCGGAAACAGCGGTGTTATTATAATGGAAAAGTATGAAGTGCAAATTCTGGATTCTTATGAAAATGAAACCTATACCAACGGTCAGGCAGCCAGTATTTACAAGCAATCTCCTCCCCTGGTAAATGTTACAAAAGCCCCCGGCGAATGGAATACTTACGATATTATTTTTACCGCCCCAAGATTTAATGAAAGTGGAATGTTACTGAGTCCTGCGAAACTTACGGTTTTACATAACGGCGTTTTGGTACAAAATAACTACGAATTAAGAGGTCCCACCGAGTACATTGGAATTCCTAATTATACCGCCCACGAAGAAAAACTTCCTATTCATATTCAGGACCACGGAAATCCTGTGAGTTTCAGAAATATCTGGGTTAGAGAATTGAATTAA